CCCTTACACACATCAATTTTGCCATACCCTTACACACATCAATCTTGTtatacccttacacacaccaatcttgctatacccttacacacaccaatcttgccATACCCTTACACACATCAATCTTGCCATACCCTTACACACATCAATCTTGCtatacccttacacacaccaatcttgctatatccttacacacaccaatcttgctatatccttacacacaccaatcttgctatatccttacacacaccaatcttgctataccattacacacaccaatcttgccATACCCTTACACACATCAATCTTGCCATACCATTACACACAACAATCTTGCTATACCattacacacaccaatcttgctatatccttacacacaccaatcttgctataccattacacacaccaatcttgccATACCCTTACACACATCAATCTTGCTATACCattacacacaccaatcttgctatACCATTACATTCACCAATCTTGCCATACCCTTACACACATCAATCTTGCTATACCattacacacaccaatcttgctataccattacacacaccaatcttgctataccattacacacaccaatcttgctataccattacacacaccaatcttgccATACCattacacacaccaatcttgccATACCCTTACACACATCAATCTTGCCatacccttacacacaccaatcttgccATACCattacacacaccaatcttgctataccattacacacaccaatcttgctataccattacacacaccaatcttgctataccattacacacaccaatcttgccatacccttacacacaccaatcttgccatacccttacacacaccaatcttgctatACCATTACAAACACCAATCTTACTtgtattttaaacaatgtattttatcaGTATTATAAACATAGTATTTTATCAACAAACGAAAATAATTTTGTGctatattttactgtgtttaaccttgaaaaattaaatgaaataatgtacAAAACTATTGTACTTTATTCAGTAAATATCTGTAATTGTTTCACCAGCCACTGAGATTGACAATGCACAATATCGCTTTAAAGTGGAAGCCTTACGAAATGAAAGTGGAGAAAAGTGGTTGAAAGTTTTTAATGAACTCCAAGACTCCCCTCAAACATCACCAAAAGCAAGTCGCAAAGGCAGCAAATCTCCCAAACGAGGGCGCTCTCCAACACCATCTCAGAATAATTCACTATCAAATCCACGAAGGTTTGTATTCAAATTTTAAGGtcgttttttaaaaactttcaatgtccatcattttgtttttagtgtctttgaaaaatataaaaaattacctTATTTCTAGTTTAAAAAAGTGAacaattatatgttttatgcaTAGTTGCAGCaccttttttttgtcttttttatgttttagatttatatttttatacaaatatgTTAAAATCAATCGCAATTCAGTTTTACTGTGAagattatttgtaataaatataccattatAAATGTTTGTGTTGTTGACAGGGCCAACGATACAGACTGGAAACCCACTTTACAATGGCAGAGTCAGCAAAGAAGTGAGCCTTTTGTACTTAACCCAACAACACTGGCACTTGTTATCTTTGAAGAAATTCCTCGCTACTCTGTTAGAAACCTTGTCGAATTAAATGCACTTTTATTGCAAATTCGTATGGAACTTTTGGGACCAATCCTTTACACCTGCGGACCATTAGAGCGTAAATCGGTTAAAAGTGAGTATACAAAGCCGGGCAATAACGGACCGTCGATTGCCGAATACTTACGAAGCATGTCAGCTGAATTACAGGAAGATTTTGTGAAGTATCTCCGTAGTTTATTTGAGGGTCGAGTCGAGCTGAAATCTACAAAGGTAAAAATAAGTAAGGAAATGATTGGCAGCGTGTTAGCGTACTCTTTGAATGCCGTGGAGGAAGTAGAAGCGGACAAGCAGAGCCGATTACAAGAGACTGAAACGGAAAGTGAAAGTGGGTCATCTAGGAAGTCTAGTAGCAGCAGTGCAAGAGGACTAAATCTAGGCCCAAGCATCAAGAAACCAAACAGCCCTACAGCGGTTGTACAGCCAGTCATTGATGATGCTAGTTCAGGAAACTTTACCGGAAAGAACGAAAGTACCGATCAAGCTGCAGAAGGTGCAGTAGCATCAAACGAATGCATAGAGCAGGAGGAAGTTGCAACTGAACAGTTAGTGAACTCAGCGGATGATTTACCTGATATTGTATACGATGAAAAAACAATAAGATTGAGTACATGCTATGATGATAAACTTCATTTAGCTCACCTGACCCAATGTAACAAAGTGACCGACCTTCATCTGACCCCTGCACTACAACAGTTAGCCTGCCTACAAGATGAACAAATCATCAAATATTTTCATGAAAATGTCGCACAAATTTCAAAAGAGAAGGAATGGCTTAGTCATATTTTATGGACAAAGGTGATATTTTACATTCACCCAAACGAGGAACTTACCTATTGCCTGTTACTAAGCAACAAGGCATTATACTTTGTCAGTGATCAAGCGATTCAGTTGAAAAAGCAGCACTTTAGAGGTCACAAACGATATCAAAGCGACTCCTTTGTTGGAATGCGTAACAACGCAAACAATGTTATGAATTTCTCCGCAGGTCGTCCTGGAGTGCCTACCTCGGCAAGCGGTGACCTCTTGAACGTGAACTCGGAAATTTACTTAAACAGAGTGAAATGCCAGCATACTTTACATTTTGAGAATTTAGACGAGGTAATAGTTGGTTTATTCGATCAAAAACTACGCCTAACTGGAAAAAGTGGTGCGGATACTGTTACGCTAATGACGAGAGAGTTCAGCAAGACGCGGACATTTATTGAGAAACTCATGGATGCACTTCCTGTCTCGGGCCGCAACGAGAAAGACGACGATCGCTTGCGAACCTCCTCGTGGGCAGATATGTACAAAGCGTCTATTAATGATCGCAGTAGTCATGAAACCTCTGAATTTGTACACCCAAGTGACGTTAAATTTATTTACCCGAATGAAGAAACAATTACGGAATTAGCGTATATTGTCACCGAGAAAGTGAAAGATAAAAAACTTGTTGCAAAAGAAGTCAAAGTTGTTGCTTACTCGCTTGTTCTTGAGAAACAGAAACATCCAAGTGAGCAGGAGCAGGCCGTGTATGAGACCCGTACGTTCATTATAACCGATTCTCACTTAGCCTTGTGCAAAGAGGATCACGTTAGTTACCCCATTCCAAGTTATGCCAGATCCATTCCTGAAACTTCACAGTACACAGTAACCGAAGTCATTCCGACTAAAAGCTTAAGAGAGGTTGAGGTTAACGAAGCATTGCCAAAGAATTTGACACTCACGTTTGACAACCCTGAGATAGTTGTTGATGTTAGCAAAGAACACTTTAGTGAGAAGTCGCATGAAAACGAGCGTACAGACAGCGTCAGCTGGTTTCTGACCGTACAAACGTTGCAGCAGAGAGATCGTTTAATCAAACTTCTTCAGCAGCAGTGGTTACAGATCCACGATGATCAAGAGTTACGAATCGTTGGTATTAATAAACCGAATCATGCTGAATAAAGACGGTGGGATGCAcaagaaatgtttttattatttattttattttatatatttaggcaaattacAGAGGAAAACAATAAGTGAATTTATttactatccttcttaaaggtggcaatcctgttcacaagacaaaaaatatacacaagatgctctacatatacaacgtcttattacaagtctttgggagtggagttttttttttttttggtaatgaGAACAATTTCGGACATATTTCAGGACCCTTAGATTAGTAGCCAAGCATCTTTCTGTATGAACCAATCAACTTGTGCTCGGCAAAAAAAAATCTGATAAGTACTTCTTTCATTTGAATAGTAAACGTTTTTGACCTTTGGATTATTTTGAAGCATATACTTAGACTCTCTTTTTTGTACCACATGAAAATCAACCAGTTTTTattcttaacaagtttttattcGTACTGTAGTACTGTGCAATTTCTAATTATtacttgtaattatttttatcatcaaacgattttttttttattgttcataGGAATATATCATAGAGATATATAGTTCACTATAAATATATCTATCAtcataaaatgttttgttacaTTACAACTCTTTACTTAAAATGATAGACTTTGACTTAAAGTTAGTTTTTGGGTTATGGTTAATTAAAGTGCCTTAATATAATTCAAAATCTAATAATTGCTTATTTAATGGGAAATTCTCTTTGGTGCATATTCCCCTTTAAACTCtgtctaataataaataaatagtatatagaaataatatattatagtgttgattttctaaaattactaagttcccactagaatgcaacgcaaggacgtcaGCCTCAAcccaagcgaattgaccaatcacgaggAGCGgttcggataatccatcgcttggaTTGGTCAATTGGCTCGCATTGCGGCTTttatccttgcgttgcgttctagtgagaaccaagcctAAATTTGTCTTTATGAATTTATATCAAAGTAGCTTATTACAATTAAGGGGAATGTATTTATAGGGAGCTTTTCGATTTGTGACACCGGATGACCAAAATACGTCTATATATTTATGTTCAGTCATGCATTGTAGTGtacttatatattatataggatCATTTAACTCAAGTGCACTGATGTAGATTGGCACcctataaataaacaacaattattattggAAAGCATCAAACATCGTGATTGGTGACGcactacaaaaaaatataaagaaattcaaATTCCAAATAAAAGTGTAATTTAATATATGCAATGAGTCATTCtcattaatttttattcattttagtaATATATCTAATATCTTGTATTTTTGCATGGTGAGATCAAATAAAAGTTTAGTATAAACAAGTGTGCAACTTCTTTTCATCCAAACAATTACTAATCacactagatttgaactcatcactttgacgagttcgggttatccgcgcaaacgcaacatgcacatacttaactatatgaacctcgacaattattatgccatcctatcacatgaaataaatatgtttacagtgctgaattgtacctattatgtagcatacagcatattacagtatttacagaataaactgtatatgttatatacagtgtagcacagacgaaattacgagacccatcttttaaatccaattattaacacgatgaagtcatcaaattgacatttaaagataacaattttagaagataattatctaaataattacattaatacaaatttgatgaattttgggcacgtaaaagtgagatgcgctctcgtttaaacgcaatgaacttttacgcaagagatgaaaatacgattttttttattcaactggccatatgatgacgtcacaacatctaattggcaaaatgtttacatgaattcgtatctacaatcaaatagcttccagaaaacgtttaattcatgattatcactttttattctgacgactcggagctataacagattgaaatttactgttaAGATGAAATAaggtgacccacgttatttacatttttagacacgatgacgtcataaaaattaaatatttttaactcatgggaaagatagttgattgatctagacagtattaaaatatctgaggaaatggaatacgtataagcgagatgcgctctatttaatgtgatgagcaataacgaaagagtaaaaaatccgatattttacattcgtgtggccatacgatgacgtcataacatccgagtgGTAAatattctgcatgaattcatatctacaacatatctgcttacatattaaattaaaataattgggGGTcagatcctgaggagctataatagattaaaaataggcataattttgacaatattttgtaactttcGCATCTGAAACGCAcgcaaatggtctaaatcaacgtgttcgtatgacgtcattttaatttgaaatgatttcaatctttttaaaaagaaaaacacatgattttcatgctcgtaatttttttcgcgcgcgtgggaattttcgACAAgcttaaaatgtcatgatcagcgtagaaagttgattagaaattaattttgcgcattttgaaattttaaatgcgcgtgcgcgcgtaacttcttgtgaaacatgccatttttaatccatagaaagtttgcccatgatatgacttaaattttcaccaagcgttgcaatacaaaatgattgaaattcataaaatcgcgcgtaacttacgctgcgcgactctaacgtcatataacaaagtttcttgcacatctacagctacaggtcaatcttatgacaaagttatacaaagttatgttCACAAGCAAATAGGGGATAtgcgacgcacaaaaatccgggaaagaaagaagaataacaaagaagaagatgaaaaaaaaagatatttacaatcacaagggttatccgcaacttaaagttgcggataaccaaaaaaaagatTGTGacgacaataacaaggggttatccgccaagtgcggataaccaattaattattaaataatgccGTTACATTTTATTCACAAATGAAACCTGTTGTACTAGAAATAATGTGTTAAGGCAGAGAGTGTGTCGTTTAAATTAGTATACGTTTTGATAGTTACTGGATTCCAGTACTCTCTTTCTCCCATCTaaaacattttgatgttttcaATAAACAACACGATTACGGCGTTCCGTATACAGTACCTCGGATTCCATCCCGAGACGGCGACGACGATGGCCGAACCGAGCCGAGAGGGAGAGCGGAAGTAAACGCATATTAATTAGTCCGTAAAAAGAGAGGTAAATTGTtgctaaattaataataaatgttgtttaattAAGCGTTTTGAACATCTTTTataatataagtatataataCTGCTATAAAGGTATATTGTGGCCTACAGTATTTGACATTTCACATCGTTTCTAGCTAGGCCAAGGCAAGGTACGGCCTAGCCTCCTCAGGGCAGCCTCTTAGGGAACTTGTCCTAAACGACGAGTCGGATAATTTTGGTCGCGTTTCGAATCGGTCGCGTATATGGCATGAAAAATGTgccttatatatatttttatttgcgTATTTATCCAGGGTGCTGATTGGAGTGTGTgtttctaaatatatttattggtGCATGTCTTCTCTttatatgtattgtttttatcttactttttaatttaatataaatcaatactaggcctatgtaaagtttttgatattaataattatattatatacatatattttaattgttttaactcTGAGCAAATGAATTTCTCCTTTGGTGgaaatcaataaaattatttcttaGTCCTATAATGAAAAGTCCATTAAAttaataactacagtattattaattcatataaattgttataggcctagataaaaACAAGGAAAAGAAATTAACGTAACAATACTGGAGTACTGTACTAATAAAAGCACTGCTGGCCGTTATATTGCCGAACTGTATTagctaatttttaaaaattgattattGTTGTTTACAGATCCAATCAAAGATGGCTACCAGTGATTTGACTAAATTTCTAGAAGATATCGATGAGAAGGTTCTAGAGTGTCAAATATGCTTAAATAGACTCAACGAACCCAGAACCTTAACATGTCTTCATAGCTTCTGTTTGGGTTGTCTTGAAAACTGGTTAGagaaaaataagaaagaaaTTACCTGCCCAACATGCTCCAAATCTTATCAGATTCCGGAGGGTGGTTTAAAGAAATTGCCACCCAACACCTTTCTGAATAATCTATTAGAAAGAATTGAACAATTCACGAATACAGATCAGATAAAATGTCTCTGTGGAAAGGAAAATCAAACTAAACATTACTGTCAAGATTGCAGACAATATTTGTGCCACGATTGTAGTGATACCCATAAGAAATAtagactttttaaaaatcatacatTGCATGCCGTGGAAGAAGTTCAATCTATGAGTATCAGTGAAATCAATGCCATGCACCCACCTCTGTGTTCCATCCACCATGAACCCTTAACAGTGTTTTGCAAAATATGCGATGTTGCCATTTGTATTCACTGTTTATACATGGACCACAAGGAATGGGAAGGAAAAGGAAAACATGTGACCATCAGCATAACAGATGCGTTCATAACGTTTAAACAAACATCAGAAGAATTGGAGAAAGTTGCTAAACAATGTACAGATAAATTAAATGATGACCTTAAAGTAATGACTGATCATGTTAAGAAACTAGAAGAAAAGAGGGAAAAGAGTTTGAGGGGAATTGAAAGTCATGTAGAGGAATTGGTAAGAAGAATAAAAGACAGTGGAGACAAATTAAAGAGTGAAGTGGAggcaatgtacaaaataaagaGGAAGGCAACTGATGCTGACATAGAGGATGTGACAACGACTGTATCGTATATAAACACTAACATCAATTTGCTGCATCACCTAAAGAAGAGTAACGAAGCAACGGCAATGTTATCTGGTAATAATGTTGTTAGAATACTGGATGAAAAGGTCAAAGCAGCTTCTAAAACACAATATGATAGAAATGCAGatattaactttgttaaaaacaATCAACAAATTGTTTCATTGAACGAGGATATTGGAATGGTTACAGAATCAAGGGAAGCAGACTGCTTTGAAATAAGAGGAGCTGAGAGCATGACGACAGGACAAACGCttgatgttaaaataattaaaactgatgATTGTGAAATAAATGCAAATGACATAAAAGCTACATTGACACAACCAACAGGAGAAACTATCATCACTGAAGTGGAAGAAGACATCAATGGTGACTATACTGTGATAGGTAGATGTACAAGTGCAGGGATTTGCAAGGTTGATGTTAGAGTTGATGGTGAACACATTAAGAAGTCACCAATGAGTATCAATGTACAGAAAGAAGGATTATTAAACactataaaaatagataatgtTAAAGACGTTAAGGATGTAGTTAAATATGGAGACGACTGCTTGCTTGTTTTATGTCAAGATAATGTCATTCACAAATACAAGCAAACAGGTGAAAACATTGGTACGGGTACACTATCAGGAGGTGTGAAGGTATGCAGAATGTACACAATGAACAATGGTAATATAGCATTCAGTGATCGGGGTAATGAATGCATCACAGTGTGCACTACGGATGGTAAGGTGGTTAAATCATTTGGTAAGGAAGTGTTGAGAAATCCATGGGGTATCCATGTGGATGAAGCATCACGTGTCATGTATGTAGCTAATGATAATAATGTAGTCATGTTTAACATTGAGAGTCGCAAGCTCATTAAGAAAATAGCAGAATGTGATATTACTGGTTCTGAATTTGTAAATATCATTGATGTGACCCTTACAAGACAAGGACATATTCTTGTACTTTACCTTAACGAAAGCTGCTTAAAACAATTTGATAATGAGGGAAAGTTGTTGAAGGAAATTGTCAATAAAGGTGATGAAGATGGTAAGGTGAAATGCCCCAATGGAGTAgtagttgatgatgatgacaatatcATAATATCAAGTTGGCACAAACTACAGCAGTTTAGTAATAGTGGAAAGTTCATTAAAAGGATTGATAAAAAAGAAGATGGAATAAAAAATCCAAAAGGATTATCCATCATATCACACCATCCACGTAGACTGGCAGTGGCAAATAAAGGtgataaaacagtaaaaatatttaattattaaataataattaaataacattagcattaaataaataaatgttaatacagtaattgtaaTGTTACTCTCCGTATTgaacataatt
This DNA window, taken from Antedon mediterranea chromosome 9, ecAntMedi1.1, whole genome shotgun sequence, encodes the following:
- the LOC140058682 gene encoding uncharacterized protein isoform X1 → MAQIGNSNTPNMGSDARSIDITATEQVETFTVYVIQVTMGECFWTVKHRYSEFHELHEKLVSDKKVEKSALPPKKLIGNTSKSFIQKRKQELAVYLQKLMERYDPLPSHLSRFLEFDIYDVTGVSQALARELYEKGDLILSSGEVCEMTPMQLFAITERLKLPLPTCVTGDARNDLGHIMDFLAQLKYLRIVGSHNMLGTSNRKVDELQFDISPFKNLIHLQIDICDLKMIFGLESLKKTLQTLCVHKSAKSVKDILLPSVKDWSAPENTVNDGCTTAYVPAWKCITTADFSRNDLPTIDETVKLLAKVEYLFIGNNKITEITNLEHLSCLTYLDLSFNEIEKMDCLHSRLGNVKTLRLTGNKLKSLKGMNKMYSLVELDISRNQIENVVEVSHICNLPCIEVLQMYGNPITNVQDYRTKVFELFVSRVSELNLDGQKASEKEKDTVAVLMAIQKSKDHKERLTKQSSPHKKDDTAESSSLTKVNKATIIDPDNSTNDSPGSNQSASTEIDNAQYRFKVEALRNESGEKWLKVFNELQDSPQTSPKASRKGSKSPKRGRSPTPSQNNSLSNPRRANDTDWKPTLQWQSQQRSEPFVLNPTTLALVIFEEIPRYSVRNLVELNALLLQIRMELLGPILYTCGPLERKSVKSEYTKPGNNGPSIAEYLRSMSAELQEDFVKYLRSLFEGRVELKSTKVKISKEMIGSVLAYSLNAVEEVEADKQSRLQETETESESGSSRKSSSSSARGLNLGPSIKKPNSPTAVVQPVIDDASSGNFTGKNESTDQAAEGAVASNECIEQEEVATEQLVNSADDLPDIVYDEKTIRLSTCYDDKLHLAHLTQCNKVTDLHLTPALQQLACLQDEQIIKYFHENVAQISKEKEWLSHILWTKVIFYIHPNEELTYCLLLSNKALYFVSDQAIQLKKQHFRGHKRYQSDSFVGMRNNANNVMNFSAGRPGVPTSASGDLLNVNSEIYLNRVKCQHTLHFENLDEVIVGLFDQKLRLTGKSGADTVTLMTREFSKTRTFIEKLMDALPVSGRNEKDDDRLRTSSWADMYKASINDRSSHETSEFVHPSDVKFIYPNEETITELAYIVTEKVKDKKLVAKEVKVVAYSLVLEKQKHPSEQEQAVYETRTFIITDSHLALCKEDHVSYPIPSYARSIPETSQYTVTEVIPTKSLREVEVNEALPKNLTLTFDNPEIVVDVSKEHFSEKSHENERTDSVSWFLTVQTLQQRDRLIKLLQQQWLQIHDDQELRIVGINKPNHAE
- the LOC140058682 gene encoding uncharacterized protein isoform X2; this translates as MAQIGNSNTPNMGSDARSIDITATEQVETFTVYVIQVTMGECFWTVKHRYSEFHELHEKLVSDKKVEKSALPPKKLIGNTSKSFIQKRKQELAVYLQKLMERYDPLPSHLSRFLEFDIYDVTGVSQALARELYEKGDLILSSGEVCEMTPMQLFAITERLKLPLPTCVTGDARNDLGHIMDFLAQLKYLRIVGSHNMLGTSNRKVDELQFDISPFKNLIHLQIDICDLKMIFGLESLKKTLQTLCVHKSAKSVKDILLPSVKDWSAPENTVNDGCTTAYVPAWKCITTADFSRNDLPTIDETVKLLAKVEYLFIGNNKITEITNLEHLSCLTYLDLSFNEIEKMDCLHSRLGNVKTLRLTGNKLKSLKGMNKMYSLVELDISRNQIENVVEVSHICNLPCIEVLQMYGNPITNVQDYRTKVFELFVSRVSELNLDGQKASEKEKDTVAVLMAIQKSKDHKERLTKQSSPHKKKVNKATIIDPDNSTNDSPGSNQSASTEIDNAQYRFKVEALRNESGEKWLKVFNELQDSPQTSPKASRKGSKSPKRGRSPTPSQNNSLSNPRRANDTDWKPTLQWQSQQRSEPFVLNPTTLALVIFEEIPRYSVRNLVELNALLLQIRMELLGPILYTCGPLERKSVKSEYTKPGNNGPSIAEYLRSMSAELQEDFVKYLRSLFEGRVELKSTKVKISKEMIGSVLAYSLNAVEEVEADKQSRLQETETESESGSSRKSSSSSARGLNLGPSIKKPNSPTAVVQPVIDDASSGNFTGKNESTDQAAEGAVASNECIEQEEVATEQLVNSADDLPDIVYDEKTIRLSTCYDDKLHLAHLTQCNKVTDLHLTPALQQLACLQDEQIIKYFHENVAQISKEKEWLSHILWTKVIFYIHPNEELTYCLLLSNKALYFVSDQAIQLKKQHFRGHKRYQSDSFVGMRNNANNVMNFSAGRPGVPTSASGDLLNVNSEIYLNRVKCQHTLHFENLDEVIVGLFDQKLRLTGKSGADTVTLMTREFSKTRTFIEKLMDALPVSGRNEKDDDRLRTSSWADMYKASINDRSSHETSEFVHPSDVKFIYPNEETITELAYIVTEKVKDKKLVAKEVKVVAYSLVLEKQKHPSEQEQAVYETRTFIITDSHLALCKEDHVSYPIPSYARSIPETSQYTVTEVIPTKSLREVEVNEALPKNLTLTFDNPEIVVDVSKEHFSEKSHENERTDSVSWFLTVQTLQQRDRLIKLLQQQWLQIHDDQELRIVGINKPNHAE
- the LOC140058945 gene encoding uncharacterized protein, with the translated sequence MSISEINAMHPPLCSIHHEPLTVFCKICDVAICIHCLYMDHKEWEGKGKHVTISITDAFITFKQTSEELEKVAKQCTDKLNDDLKVMTDHVKKLEEKREKSLRGIESHVEELVRRIKDSGDKLKSEVEAMYKIKRKATDADIEDVTTTVSYINTNINLLHHLKKSNEATAMLSGNNVVRILDEKVKAASKTQYDRNADINFVKNNQQIVSLNEDIGMVTESREADCFEIRGAESMTTGQTLDVKIIKTDDCEINANDIKATLTQPTGETIITEVEEDINGDYTVIGRCTSAGICKVDVRVDGEHIKKSPMSINVQKEGLLNTIKIDNVKDVKDVVKYGDDCLLVLCQDNVIHKYKQTGENIGTGTLSGGVKVCRMYTMNNGNIAFSDRGNECITVCTTDGKVVKSFGKEVLRNPWGIHVDEASRVMYVANDNNVVMFNIESRKLIKKIAECDITGSEFVNIIDVTLTRQGHILVLYLNESCLKQFDNEGKLLKEIVNKGDEDGKVKCPNGVVVDDDDNIIISSWHKLQQFSNSGKFIKRIDKKEDGIKNPKGLSIISHHPRRLAVANKGDKTVKIFNY